One segment of Hemibagrus wyckioides isolate EC202008001 linkage group LG05, SWU_Hwy_1.0, whole genome shotgun sequence DNA contains the following:
- the mfsd14bb gene encoding hippocampus abundant transcript-like protein 1 has protein sequence MNEALREQQGTDGIMLVRNIKDAATRSVGRAKVAHAVVVIFLEFFAWGLLTTPMLTVLHETFPQHTFLMNGLIQGVKGLLSFMSAPLIGALSDVWGRKSFLLLTVFFTCAPIPLMRISPWWYFALISVSGLFSVTFSVIFAYVADITEENERSTAYGLVSATFAASLVTSPAIGAYLSANYGDSLVVLVATIVAVADILFVLLIVPESLPDKMRLSSWGFPISWEQADPFASLRKVGKDTTVLLICVTVFLSYLPEAGQYSSFFLYLRQVINFSSAAIAAFIAMVGILSIIAQTLLLSVLMKKIGNKNTMLLGLGFQLFQLAWYGFGSETWMMWSAGTVAAMSSITFPTISALVSHITDHGQQGAVQGVITGIRGLCNGLGPALFGFIFFLFNVELNEMGPMDHDQASAVSNEKSVIPGPPFLFGACTVLLALLVACFIPERRCVTVKTCSTRVSPVSGTHCNSSAPGSDEDIEPLLQDSSM, from the exons ATGAACGAAGCTCTTCGAGAACAACAAGGCACTGACGGCATTATGCTGGTCAGAAACATTAAAGATGCAGCTACA cgCAGTGTTGGTCGGGCAAAGGTGGCTCATGCAGTCGTGGTCATCTTTTTGGAATTCTTTGCCTGGGGTCTTCTTACAACACCAATGTTGACT GTGCTACATGAAACATTTCCACAGCACACATTCCTCATGAATGGACTTATTCAAGGAGTGAAG GGATTGCTGTCTTTTATGAGTGCCCCACTGATTGGTGCCTTGTCGGATGTATGGGGCAGGAAGTCCTTCTTGCTGTTGACAGTATTCTTTACCTGTGCCCCCATCCCGCTGATGAGGATAAGCCCATG GTGGTATTTTGCCCTTATCTCAGTATCTGGACTCTTCTCAGTCACCTTCTCTGTTATATTTGCATATGTAGCAGATATTACAGAGGAGAATGAAAGAAGTACAGCATATGGATTG GTATCAGCAACCTTTGCTGCCAGTTTAGTTACGAGTCCTGCTATAGGAGCCTACCTATCTGCTAATTATGGAGACAGTCTTGTGGTACTGGTGGCCACCATCGTAGCAGTAGCTGATATTCTTTTCGTACTCCTCATCGTACCCGAGTCTCTGCCAGACAAAATGAGACTGTCATCATGGGGGTTTCCAATTTCTTGGGAGCAAGCTGACCCATTTGCT TCTTTAAGAAAAGTGGGTAAGGACACCACAGTGCTTCTCATATGTGTCACCGTTTTTCTGTCATACCTTCCTGAGGCAGGACAGTATTCCAGCTTTTTCTTATACCTCAGACAG gTTATTAACTTCTCATCAGCAGCAATTGCAGCATTTATAGCAATGGTTGGAATCCTGTCTATTATAGCACAG ACCTTGCTTCTAAGTGTGCTGATGAAAAAAATCGGTAATAAGAATACTATGTTGTTGGGACTTGGATTTCAGCTGTTCCAGCTGGCCTGGTATGGCTTTGGGTCAGAAACATG GATGATGTGGTCAGCCGGCACCGTGGCTGCTATGTCCAGCATCACGTTCCCTACAATAAGTGCCCTGGTATCCCACATCACAGATCATGGCCAGCAGG GTGCAGTGCAGGGAGTGATAACTGGGATTAGGGGCCTGTGCAATGGGCTTGGTCCAGCTCTTTTTGGATTTATCTTTTTTCTGTTCAATGTGGAACTGAATGAGATGGGGCCGATGGACCATGACCAAGCTTCAGCTGTCAGTAATGAg AAATCAGTCATTCCAGGCCCTCCATTCCTGTTTGGAGCCTGTACTGTTCTTCTAGCACTATTGGTAGCCTGCTTCATCCCAGAACGCCGCTGTGTGACGGTGAAAACCTGCAGTACACGAgtttcacctgttagtggaACACATTGTAACAGTTCTGCTCCTGGGAGTGACGAGGACATCGAGCCTCTCTTGCAGGACAGCAGCATGTAG
- the lrrc2 gene encoding leucine-rich repeat-containing protein 2 isoform X1 encodes MRVDRIGVDIPVYDISVIRSLWEGRVKKYKQRQKKEQERVNKSALSKINQQWQYRIACRKMKIKEVTTLQCYLERSAFAEMGILPTVHTSTDSEDNKFIFELSGDKWRKLPEDLQYMTYLREWHIQKTQIPKLPEYIEQFVDLCVLNLPKNKLTQLPAEIGKLANLKELNVSYNKLLSIPPELGDCENLEKLELTANINLTELPFELSNLKKLKHLDLAENKFATIPVSVLRMSSLQWLDISKNSLRDLPEDIDRLEELQTLFLHKNKLKHLPMSTVNIINLKMLVVSGDELTTLPSGLTENPGIKFIRLFDNPVGLDVSEDTKDKVFEETEHDKEFMQTYIETLKDRDTAPLYTTKVSLTCLL; translated from the exons ATGAGGGTGGACAGGATTGGAGTTGACATTCCCGTGTATGACATCTCTGTGATACGCAGTCTTTGGGAGGGCCGGGTGAAAAAATACAAGCAGCGTCAGAAGAAAGAACAGGAAAGGGTGAACAAAAGTGCACTGAGCAa gatAAATCAGCAATGGCAGTATCGCATAGCATGCAGAAAAATGAAGATCAAAGAAGTCACTACTCTTCAGTGTTATCTGGAAAGATCAGCCTTCGCAGAAATGGGCATTTTACCCACAGTTCACACAA GCACTGACAGCGAAGAcaacaaatttatttttgaGCTAAGTGGAGATAAATGGAGG AAACTACCAGAAGATCTTCAGTATATGACTTATCTGCGAGAATGGCACATTCAGAAAACACAAATTCCAAAGTTGCCGGAATAcattgaacagtttgtggactTGTGCGTCTTAAACCTACCTAAAAACAAACTCACACAGCTCCCAGCTGAGATAG GAAAACTGGCAAACCTAAAAGAACTGAATGTGAGTTACAATAAGTTGTTGAGCATTCCGCCTGAGCTCGGAGATTGTGAAAATCTGGAAAAGTTGGAACTGACTGCAAATATAAACCTGACTGAATTGCCGTTTGAG CTGAGCAACTTAAAAAAACTTAAACATCTAGACCTAGCAGAAAATAAATTTGCCACTATACCAGTCAGTGTACTTCGGATGTCAAGCCTTCAGTGGTTGGACATCAGCAAGAACAGTCTCCGTGATTTGCCAGAGGATATTGATAG GCTGGAAGAGTTACAGACATTGTTCCTGCATAAAAACAAATTGAAACATCTTCCGATGTCAACAGTAAATATTATCAACCTCAAAATGCTTGTTGTCAGTGGAGATGAACTGACCACTCTCCCTTCAGGACTCACAGAAAATCCAGGTATAAA GTTCATAAGATTATTTGATAATCCAGTAGGCTTGGATGTCAGTGAGGATACGAAAGATAAAGTATTCGAGGAGACTGAGCATGACAAGGAGTTTATGCAGACCTATATTGAGACTCTTAAAGACAGAG ATACAGCACCGTTGTACACCACCAAAGTGTCCCTGACTTGCCTTCTTTAG
- the lrrc2 gene encoding leucine-rich repeat-containing protein 2 isoform X2, whose translation MRVDRIGVDIPVYDISVIRSLWEGRVKKYKQRQKKEQERVNKSALSKINQQWQYRIACRKMKIKEVTTLQCYLERSAFAEMGILPTVHTSTDSEDNKFIFELSGDKWRKLPEDLQYMTYLREWHIQKTQIPKLPEYIEQFVDLCVLNLPKNKLTQLPAEIGKLANLKELNVSYNKLLSIPPELGDCENLEKLELTANINLTELPFELSNLKKLKHLDLAENKFATIPVSVLRMSSLQWLDISKNSLRDLPEDIDRLEELQTLFLHKNKLKHLPMSTVNIINLKMLVVSGDELTTLPSGLTENPGS comes from the exons ATGAGGGTGGACAGGATTGGAGTTGACATTCCCGTGTATGACATCTCTGTGATACGCAGTCTTTGGGAGGGCCGGGTGAAAAAATACAAGCAGCGTCAGAAGAAAGAACAGGAAAGGGTGAACAAAAGTGCACTGAGCAa gatAAATCAGCAATGGCAGTATCGCATAGCATGCAGAAAAATGAAGATCAAAGAAGTCACTACTCTTCAGTGTTATCTGGAAAGATCAGCCTTCGCAGAAATGGGCATTTTACCCACAGTTCACACAA GCACTGACAGCGAAGAcaacaaatttatttttgaGCTAAGTGGAGATAAATGGAGG AAACTACCAGAAGATCTTCAGTATATGACTTATCTGCGAGAATGGCACATTCAGAAAACACAAATTCCAAAGTTGCCGGAATAcattgaacagtttgtggactTGTGCGTCTTAAACCTACCTAAAAACAAACTCACACAGCTCCCAGCTGAGATAG GAAAACTGGCAAACCTAAAAGAACTGAATGTGAGTTACAATAAGTTGTTGAGCATTCCGCCTGAGCTCGGAGATTGTGAAAATCTGGAAAAGTTGGAACTGACTGCAAATATAAACCTGACTGAATTGCCGTTTGAG CTGAGCAACTTAAAAAAACTTAAACATCTAGACCTAGCAGAAAATAAATTTGCCACTATACCAGTCAGTGTACTTCGGATGTCAAGCCTTCAGTGGTTGGACATCAGCAAGAACAGTCTCCGTGATTTGCCAGAGGATATTGATAG GCTGGAAGAGTTACAGACATTGTTCCTGCATAAAAACAAATTGAAACATCTTCCGATGTCAACAGTAAATATTATCAACCTCAAAATGCTTGTTGTCAGTGGAGATGAACTGACCACTCTCCCTTCAGGACTCACAGAAAATCCAG GTTCATAA
- the LOC131352930 gene encoding protein FAM240C, which yields MNAALIHDKLFIKGLWEKRITNHSQMTENEELRMKNSALSKLRDEWLIRLENRTKHIKNFNDRHAIMPTEDQHTDQE from the exons ATGAATGCAGCACTAATTCATGACAAATTATTTATCAAAGGATTATGGGAGAAAAGGATCACAAATCACTCCCAGATGACAGAGAATGAGGAATTAAGAATGAAGAACAGTGCTCTGTCAAA gcTCCGTGATGAATGGCTAATAAGACTTGAGAATCGAACAAAACATATCAAGAACTTCAATGACAGACATGCCATTATGCCAACAGAAGACCAGCACACTGATCAGGAATAA